The Liolophura sinensis isolate JHLJ2023 chromosome 12, CUHK_Ljap_v2, whole genome shotgun sequence genome segment TAAAATCAATTCTACCTCTTTTAAAGTGAACGCTTTTCTATGTTGCTGAAATTTGTGATCATgcatgtcaacaacaaaaaaaagtgGCACCATCGTAAATGTCTACCTTGATATTTTTTCGATAGTGCAAAAAGTCGAAGAgcctgaaatatttcaaaatgaataTGAATGCAGTGAATTACATGTTCAGAACTCTTTACACCATAATAAACCCAGCTGTGTGATTTTCCCATAATGGCAAGTGTCTGTATCCAATAACTgcaaataatattaatataatatttccaaaaataccgttttctttttatcatatataatattttttaaaaataatatttgattaGAATGACGGCATACTATGGGCTGCTGGAGATCTTGAAGCCTAAGAAAGGGGAGGTAATCCTTGTGAACGGGGCAGCTGGCGCCGTCGGTTCTCTCGTCGGTCAAATTGCTAAGTTAAAggtaagaagaaaaaactggaatatttatttatttgattggtgttgtacgtcgtactcaagaatacttcaaaAATTGGATTATGTAACTGGTATGTGTGCTGAACTTAACACCAGGTGTTTACTTAAGTACAGAGTGGATTTGAAATCCCACTCCTGGAGAGGGcacgggttcgaatccagctctggtcttacgtcagaaggtttgtcagtttcCTTTTCGGATTCGGTGTTGTCCCCGGCTCTAATCGGCACCTTTCATACATAGACCTGACCCCTTCCGCATATGACTTGCCGCATTTCCCCGTGTACATCTATTGTCTGAAACCCCAAATGATAGAGAAGAAAAGAAACCAGTGATACACCATGTGAATTTAAGCAAATGTTATTTGCAGGGCTGCAAAGTGATTGCCTTCGCGGGGTCACCAGAAAAGTGCAAGTGGCTGAAGGATGATCTGAAGTTTGACCACGTGTTCAATTACAAGCAGGTTAAGGATCAAGAAAAGGCCATCAGAGAAGCTTCCCCCGATGGCCTCGACTGCTTCTTTGACAATGTAAGCTAAGTGTAGAGACGCTGTACCAGAATTCTTCTCGCAAAAAGTACATATTTGATAGTTAAATTACCTGTATTTACCGTGTATGTATAAAAGCTCAAAATATTACCTTTATGTAAATATCAGCTTCGGACTTCCCATTTATCCATTTATGGTtttgaaatgataataaaagttgaaaaagttTTAATGCGATCCGTTTTATGGATTTTAGGAATTTCGTTACTGAATTTAAACGGCCATGGTAACACGTGCATAGACGAGgcaaaagttttgtgaaatataattataaaataacaattGATCGatcttttgccaaaaatctccggtatatagcatttttatgttaatgtatacattcttccaaaaaaaaataaataaaacagtttccATTCCAATTGTAGGAACCTTTTTCATACGATGTTGATGCTAAAGACACAATATATCTGTAGTTTCTGTGTTGTTTTGCTTTACCCTCCTTCTTCACTCAGTTTGAATATCCCCATATGCATTACAGATTGGCGGGGAGTCATTGGCTGTTTTATCCTTCTCTTTCACTGTGTGTGAATGCCCCTGTGTGTTGTATATTGCAGGTTGGCGGGGAGTCATTCACTGCGGGACTCCGCTGTATGAAGGACTTCGGCAGGATAGCCGTGTGTGGATGCATCTCATCCTACAACGACAAAGGAGAAGAGAAACAAGGTAACGTCATATTGTAGGGGTTGTGCTGTATGAAAAGTAGGTTTACTGGGAACCATTTCAAGGagtagaaaaaaagaaaattatactcgGAAATGACTGCGGAGATTTGTGTATCTGTTTTGTATAAGATAAGTCTATTGATGTGATTTAAGATGAAAGATATAAGAAATGCAATTACAAGTTTTAGATTCAATAAGATAGGCCATATATGGTCCATATGTTGATACCATAATGCGAgaacacatttaacattccataATACGGCATTTTTGTGAAATCTGTACAATTTATGTGTAACCAGTCGCATAAAATAAGCTTGCCTTGCATCATATAGAGAAAAATCAATATCAGTGAAAAGAAGGTCCATTATTTCACTCGggttttttccacccataaacctagaCATAAACGCTAATTCTCGAGAATAGAGataatcaccaatcaaataataataaaaacaaatatttttcacaatgtTCTCAGGCCCGTACCCTAACGCCCTGATCAACAGACGTCAGTTGAGAGTGGAGGGTTTCCTTGGGTGGAGATGGATGGCCCAGTGGGACGAGGCCACCCTCGAAATGATTGACTGGATacgacaggtacatgtattggctcGTTTTACCAAAACTTCCTGAATGTTTTTAGCTGACacttaacagaaaatctgttttctgagtgaattatttatttatttgattggtgtgtttcgccgtactcaagaatatttcacctatacgcggcggtcaacattatggtgggaggaaaccgggcagagacctggggaaaacccacgaccatccgcaggttggtgacagaccttgcCGCCTTTGGCCGTAGAGAAAGCCtacatgagcttgacttgaacccacagcgaccgaattAGTGAGAGTCTCtggggtcattacgctgcgctaaccaaatgagccacggaggcccaagtTTTCTggatgatactagaatgtattctgttattataacatatataatacTGTGTCTTATTCACCATAATGTTGTGATAATCTAATACCATTTCCATGTTGAACTGATAAAAAATGTGAGCCATGTTTCTGCTGCAATTAGTAGAAGACATTCTAGCATCAGTCTGACAAATGaccttctgttaaatttagcagattgtTTTTTGAGAGTAAACAAAAGTGTTGTGAAATAAGAAGTAGAGTTCTATGGGCCAGTTCACGCGGTGCAATCTGTCGTATCAACTTGCAGAACTCAACAAGATCGAAACTTTAAAGTcgatttaaaggaaaagatttaAATTGTACGAAATGCTATTTGAATCATTTCCATTCGACTTGTCGTATTTGACCAGTCTATGCACGACAAATCGCACGACAAATCGTGTAAAACGGTGCTTTGATTTAGTTTAATTATTAGGATTAAACCTTATCTACCACGCAATCCTTAATACATATTCATGGTGAATGGCAATTCGTTTGAAATACCAATTTTCAGTGGGTTTTTTATTcttggattttgttttttctttatgttgCTTTTTTGTATTGAATGCATGTATCTGCATTAACAAACCATCTCAATAACAGAATTTTTTCTTCGTTTTCAGGGAAAGCTGGTCGTCAAAGAAAGCGTTACAGAAGGATTTGACAACATGAGGTCGGCATTTTACGGTCTCTTCAAAGGAAACAACATTGGCAAGGCTGTCATCAAAGTCTAGCTCAAAAACAAACATTCCACGTGCACATTTCCTGATCTGAAGTTATATTTGACGTAAACTTCTCTGAGCATCTTGTCTTCTTGGGCCAAAgcgtgatacatgtatatgactgagTAGGGCGAAGATGCAAATACTGTAAAAACTGCCACTGTCTTATTGTAACCCTATGTGCGTCCCATCACaccatattttattgtttgatgAATGTTCTTAGTTTGCGAAGTGAGTACCTGTGTCCTCAAGTGTCTATAACAGTGTTGTCTTTCATGTAGGTCTGATCTCGATGATTAAACCAAATACGCGTGACGTTATGGTCAGTTATAATCGTAGGGGAATCCCCATACATGAGTGAGCCTCGTTTTGAGTCATACATATACCCTGAAGCcgattttttttgtcttgggGGATTTTTGTGCTTACAGTCTTATGTGTTTACAGTGTGATGTGTTTACAGTGTGATGTGTTTACAGTGTGATGTGTTTACAGTCGTATTTGTTTACAATCTGATGTGTTTACAGTCTGATGTGTTTACAGATATGTTTTCGTCatgcatttgttttaatgtattGTGAGCTTCAAGGTTACCAGTACCTGGTCTGTGTTGAagtatgttgttgttttcatatgatGTAGTCTGGATGATCAGCTGTTGAATACCAACAATGTTGCAGCTGACATGTTCAAATGAGTGTGCTTATAAagatacatataggcctacaacagTGTATAAGAATATAGGTGTACAGTTGTACTGTCCCTGATATTGGGAGTCTGATGTATGGAAGCTCGTTTGTTCCACATGTATAGTGGAAGATTAAATACGGCTTTGAGTCATATCGTGAAAGCGATCgtggtgtgtttttattttcattctagATGTtcatgaatgtatttatttgttatttatttgattggtgttacatatttcacttatacgaaggcggccagttATTATGGCctggaaggaaacctggcagagtccGCGGGACCCCCCGGATCCGCAGGTTCAGGAATTTAGGATGCGGTGAAGTAAATTGCTGTGTATCGAAATggaactgattgattgatttatttggaaTTTTGTTTCACTACAcatgcaagaatatttcttttattcacaTGTGATTAACTCCCTTCTCTCGCtctctttcacaaaatatattctgtGACAACACTTTAGCATGAGCAATTTCACAGTATCAAGTAATTACATTTACAGAATTTATTGAATTAAGAGCTTCGCTACAGATCAGCTAGCTCAGACAGTGAAGGCGAATGGCTCGGTGCAACTATATCAGCACCTATGTGCTCGAGTTCGGATCCAGCACTCGCTATCACAAACGTGATAGCCTCTTCTCTAGGGCATGTAAGGTaaaagtataatatatatatatatatatatacatatactctcACAAATTAATGAATACATGGATCGAAGTCCAGCCTGATCGTCCTGGCCagtctccggccgtaggtgggaaggtctgtcagcaactcgAGAATGACCTTTGTGCCTGATAATGAAGTAACAATGACCTGTGACCTTTGTGCCTGATAATGAAGTAACATTCACCTGTGACCTTTGTGCCTGATAATGAAGTAACATTCACCAGTGACCTTTGGACCTGATAATGAAGTAACATTCATCTGTGACCTTTGTGCCTGACAATGAAGTAACGCTGACCTGTGACCTTTGTGCCTGATAGTGAAGTAACATTCACCCGTGACCGTACCTGTTTAATAACCGTTTAGAATCCATGAAATTATTTTCCCGTCAGGAGACACTTATTTTCCAACCAAATATATAGCCTGGCCCGACTTTCTTCATCTATGGACATGCTTGTTTTTTAACTGTACACATGATGCATTACTGtagaagtaaataaaatttcaatatttacaaacatttttgaaCGCTTAAATGCCCATTAGTTTATCTTTAAGGGTGTATCATTTTGCCCCGCTCTATGAGGCAAAATGAATCACTTactgaatttttgttttccgcattctgttgaaaatatttaagtCTAATGCAATTTCATGAGGATTATTTGAAAGATAAGTTATGTAACATCCTCAAAACATTCATTTGGAGATAGGCCTACACTGCTTAAAttgatttaaaattaatttagtgTTTAGCGAAATTTAGTGTTTCTTATTGCCTCACCTTCCCCTACGCACTCGGAAAAATACTGCACATACTAGAGGCAATTTTTGTGTTCCTTTTTCTGGGCAAGTCGGTATCGTACAATATACATAGCGTAATGGATGTGCAAATCTGTACGCAGCCGTTTTTAGAGAGTTGTTGTTCTTTGAATGGAAAGTTTTATTAGAAATTTTATTAGTCACAAATTTATTGATCACAAACTAACtgctctttttatttatttgttgttttcttaagTAAAAACAGTAAGCATATACACCATACCTGATGCCTATAGGCGTAGACCTACGTAGGCCTCTCATCTCATCGGTGGCCGtaggcaaaaaataaaaatggtacaAAAATCGAATTGTTTAGTTACTTTTACTATGTCGTGTTGTCAATGACCTTATATATCATGAGCAATTTATTTCAGCTTCATCACACTCGACTGATAAAATGAGTAAAATAGATATCCGAAAAGAGTAGAACATGCAGGCCTACCCTGAACAATACAAGCTGTATCAAGGGAAGTGTGAATGGCATCTGATAATATACTTCAGACAGGAGATGATTTGCGGTTCATGAAAGAGATTTTGTTATCggcatttctacatgtataggtcaaGATCATGATATGTTCAAGGTTTGTCTTGTTTCTGTATTGAATACCTAGATTACAGGtgatttttataataaaatactaACTTAATTTCAGTATCACTTCAGACAAATGTTCCGATTTTTTCCCGTCCGAATGCTGGTCATTGTCGTAGTCAAACACCCTtcggtacagcgtaaaactctaatcaaataagtaaataaatcaaatactcCCATTATATAATcagtataaataatatacatgcgtttcattttgttacaaatttaGTTTCATCTCCTACTTCCTGTTTCCtttttagtttgtttgtttaattttatgaataATCCAGTCTATTAGAAAGTCTTTTACACGTTTTGCAGCACATTCTTCAATTTTATTCATAGTTCACGTATGCTCTCTGTATCTAAGGATGAATGTTACCGTACAAATTAAGGATATTACAGTTTTCTGTTGGAGCTACAAACATGGACAGTAATCACTGCTGATGTATAAGGCCATTAGCCAGAAAAGTGGTGTATAAAAATAGCACAATCTTGGCGTGCAGTATGAACAGAGGGCAGATTGGCCAATTTGACGCTCGAAGCCAGACTGTGGAATGGTAGGTATCATGTCTTCAAGATCAGGTCTGATACCGAGTGCCTGGCGATTGTACCTGTGTGTCCATGTGGATAATATACCTTCTATGATAGTTCACAGGAACCCACCTGTGTATGCTGCAACCCGCTTTTCTCTGGCAGCGGTGAGATACGTTGACCGGGACTCTAAAGGCAAAGGGAGAGTATGGACACAAGATATTTTGCCCTGGATAGTGTTATTACACCGCAGGTTCTCCATGATGGACCAACTATTACTTGGGACAGTGTCAGTGAAGTGCAGGAGATTGGTTTGTTAAACCTATAAGGACAAAGCCTATAATTAGAACTGAGAGGCCCACCAGCATTAGTGGCACCATCAGTTAATGTTGAGGATGGAAGTCCCGTGCAGGTTTATTCCCCTGTGGTTCAGTTGACTTTCCATGAGGATGAGACACCCCTGGGATTTGGCCGGCCAAGCTGTCGGGAATATGACTCGTGACGCAAGACAGCAGTGATTACGTTCGTCCCGTGTATCAGCCGCGCCTGGATAATCTCGAAAAGTCGGCGCTTGAGATGCAGAAATCACCTCAGGAAGTAATCAGCATGCTGACTGATAAGTTTGATCGCAAACATGACATTGGCGCAAGTGCCATCCCTAAGAGTACACGATCATGCGATAGTCACACTGATAGAGGGGATTCACCAGCTGCTAGGTCTCCTGAACCAAGTGCCACACAACGACCCAAAAGAAGTGCGTCTCCAGGTAATGTGTGATCCGGTGGAATCAGACGGACATTGGTTAAAGACTCTATCTATGATGGTATCGAACCATGGGGGgtcatttattacattttaattattatgCCGCCCTAAACCAGTGGACAGACTGAAAAAGGAGACAGTACCTTGCGGCACACTTGCGTGGTAAGGTACAAAAAGTGTTGGCAAGCCTCAAGGGTGAGCCCGGAATCATTGATTACCAAAGTCTGTTGACCGCACTTGAAACGTCGATTTACGCCACCAAACCAAACGGACCTTTACAAATCGCGACTAAGAGCCCAGTCGGTGTCAAAGGAAGAGAACTTGCCTGTTTACTGCAAATTACGTATCCTGGTGCTGGAGGCCGACGTACAAGACCACTGGCCAGAGATCAGTTCTTGGAGGCTCTGGGAGAAGAATTGCGTTTCAGGTCTTGGCAGACTCACCATCGAAGGTTCCTCAACTGCAATGATGGCTAGTCGGCCAAGTGACGAGGTAAGCCCTGATAAAATAATGATGGTCAGCGAGATACAAGTGTTCTCCAGAGGAGTTAGTGCGGAAAAAACAGTGAACAGGCTTCAGTAAGCGCACAAAATCAGACTGAGGGTAACAATGGTAGAAACAGGAACCGGAAATGTAACGCCTGTTGGGCTTGTGTCGAGCAAGGCCCATACCGATACCTATGCcccaaacaaaaacatgtggaTAATGACAAAAAAGGACCAAACGTACAGGGAGACAACTCCACCGGAGAAGCTGGGCTTTTTCTTCCAGTGTATATAGGCTCCTCCCGATTGCTTTGTTGTGTTGATACCGGTGCTACAGTTACCATTTTGAACAGAGATGTCTACCATCAGTTAAGTTCTGAGTATTACCCTGTGTTGGGGAGTTTCGTTGTGTCCAGCCCTTCGCATGGCAGACGGAAATGACATGGTCATCGAGGGAGAGGTCGGTGGAAGGCTTAGGGTAGGTAGTGTACAACGGAAACAGATTATGGCGGTTGCCCCTCTCATCGTTGATGTTTTACTAGGGCTAGATATTTTGGGTGAGCCAAGTCAACTTGGCTCGCATGAGTATGCAGCTTGGTGGTCAATTTGTTGCTGGAGAAGTGTTTGGCTCTCCAGAGTGTGGACATGTATCTGTGTCAGAAATCTGTGTCACGATTCCCAAAGGTTCTGAAATACTGGCGTCAGCCAAGGTGCAGCTTGGACTTGGGAAGTGGGGTTAATATTGTCTTCACCCGTATTTAACCAACGCTGTCGTGCAGCTGTGGCTCGGACGCTGGCCAGGGTAAATTCTAACGAGGAAGATGCACTGAGCTTGATAAATTTGTCTTGAGACCCAGTTGTCGTGAGAGCTAGAACCTTCTGTGGTATGATTGCTAGAGCCGAAGTTTGAGGAATAGCCTGCCTTGCCCGACGCACCTTCGGACGCCAGTAGAAAGCTGACGTAAAATCCTTCCCAGTGATAAAGCTATCTtcgtgtgcatatctgtgcgtcacacgtgggaatgtTATAGACACTCGTTTACTGCGGGAAtttcggtttcttccacccataaaactgtaaaaaaaaagtaaaaaattatataatatttttattattttattttattttacgaCCTGCACTGACTGAAGAACATTTAGCTTATACGATAGCTGCAAAAAATctggtgggtgggaaccggtCAGAGACATGGGAGAAGCCAGGACTATCCGCATGTAAGGGGTCGTGAAAGATTTGATTTAGCTGCGACTGCTGTCTGCGCGTGTTACAATTAAATGA includes the following:
- the LOC135479254 gene encoding prostaglandin reductase 1-like; protein product: MVKAKKWILAHHFDGNPKDSDMKLVEETLPELKDGDVLLEAVYLTVDPYMRPFSAVALKEGDTMMGTQVALVKESRNPKFPKGTYVDANVGWRTHTVTSDESLLRKFPPFGELPLSYAVGALGMPGMTAYYGLLEILKPKKGEVILVNGAAGAVGSLVGQIAKLKGCKVIAFAGSPEKCKWLKDDLKFDHVFNYKQVKDQEKAIREASPDGLDCFFDNVGGESFTAGLRCMKDFGRIAVCGCISSYNDKGEEKQGPYPNALINRRQLRVEGFLGWRWMAQWDEATLEMIDWIRQGKLVVKESVTEGFDNMRSAFYGLFKGNNIGKAVIKV